The segment CTGCGGGAGCTGTCGGAGGCGGAGCGCCAGGAGGTGGGGCGGCGGGCGCGCGAGCGGGTCCTTGGCGGACACACCGCGGCCCACCGCGCGCGGACGCTGGAGGGGTACGCGCGCGAGGTCGCTTCCGGTCGCGCGCCGTGATGCGAAGCAGGCGCGTCCCGTGTGGGCCCCGGGGCGCGGAGGTGAAAGGAGGAGGGCCATGAGGATCGCCGTCATTGGCACGGGCTACGTAGGGTTGGTGGCGGGAGCGTGCTTCGCGGGGGCCGGGCAGGACGTCACCTGCGTGGACATGGAGCCGGGCAGGGTGGCCGCGCTGCGGCGCGGGGAGATGCCGCTGTATGAGCCGGGGCTGGAGGCGCTGGTGCGGCGCAACCACGAGGCCGGACGGCTGCGCTTCACCACCGACCTGCCGGCGGCCGTCGCGGCCTCGCAGGTGGTCTTCATCGCGGTGGGCACGCCCATGGGGGCGTCAGGAGGCGCGGATCTCCAGTACGTCCTCACCGCCGCCGGACAGATTGGCCGCGCGCTGCGGCACTACACCGTCGTGGTGGACAAGAGCACCGTGCCGGTGGGCACCGCCGACCGGGTGCACGCCGTCATCGCCCAGCACACGGAGCACGCCTTCGACGTCGTCTCCAACCCGGAGTTCCTCAAGGAGGGCGCGGCGCTGGACGACTTCCTGCGGCCGGACCGGGTCATCGTCGGCACGCGCTCCGAGCGCGCCCGTCAGCTCATGCGGGAGCTGTACGCCCCCTTCGTGGGAGATGGGCGCGCGCTGCTCTTCATGGATCCGCGCTCGGCGGAGCTGACGAAGTACGCGGCCAACGCGATGCTCGCCACGCGCATCTCCTTCATGAACGACGTGGCCACGCTCTGCGAGCGGGTGGATGCGGACGTGGAGCAGGTCCGCCAGGGCATGGGCCTGGATCCCCGCATCGGCTCCGGCTTCCTCCAACCCGGGATCGGCTACGGCGGCAGCTGCTTCCCCAAGGACGTGCGCGCGCTGATGGCCACCGCCCACGACGTGGGCCTGGAGCTGGACCTGCTCAAGGCGGTGGAGGCCACCAACGC is part of the Corallococcus soli genome and harbors:
- a CDS encoding UDP-glucose dehydrogenase family protein, which codes for MRIAVIGTGYVGLVAGACFAGAGQDVTCVDMEPGRVAALRRGEMPLYEPGLEALVRRNHEAGRLRFTTDLPAAVAASQVVFIAVGTPMGASGGADLQYVLTAAGQIGRALRHYTVVVDKSTVPVGTADRVHAVIAQHTEHAFDVVSNPEFLKEGAALDDFLRPDRVIVGTRSERARQLMRELYAPFVGDGRALLFMDPRSAELTKYAANAMLATRISFMNDVATLCERVDADVEQVRQGMGLDPRIGSGFLQPGIGYGGSCFPKDVRALMATAHDVGLELDLLKAVEATNARQKRSLLTKALRHYGDLSQRTFAVWGLSFKPRTDDMREAPSVEIIEGLLTRGARVQCHDPVARDAARRCFADRVSYASTCYDAAEGADGLFLATEWSDFRHPDLRRLWRLMRQPVIFDGRNALDPEEARAAGFTYFGIGRG